The following are encoded in a window of Megalobrama amblycephala isolate DHTTF-2021 linkage group LG19, ASM1881202v1, whole genome shotgun sequence genomic DNA:
- the LOC125254792 gene encoding protein phosphatase 1 regulatory subunit 3E isoform X2: protein MEAEAVVMLPPKNCIPRNYSCIAGLFGSLSASEQKLEDGEEDMEEEENRNGDCDLLEINVVNEKPRGRESFLKPPQSPTLRRRCKSLPTPAERAKLEIARVRSPSSQKKVRFADSLGLDLISIKHFHDTDMPEVPERIIDKFKNARALHLNNFDKSNTSNQSVFMELLFTNPGSLPDFLDRVIALKVLLESVQVDEFSLSGIVRVLNLAFEKNVYLRYTLNNWTTFVDILASYVPHSNDGQTDKFSFKIITPTFLEFGGTLQFAIRYCVGGVVGPGDITTLYLDI from the exons ATGGAAGCTGAGGCTGTGGTAATGCTGCCTCCCAAGAACTGCATCCCTAGAAATTACAGTTGTATTGCTGGGCTGTTCGGAAGCTTGTCAGCATCAGAGCAAAAGCTGGAGGACGGAGAAGAAGACATGGAGGAAGAGGAGAACAGGAATGGAGACTGTGATCTATTAGAAATCAACGTAGTGAATGAAAAGCCGAGAGGAAGAGAGTCCTTCCTGAAGCCCCCGCAAAGCCCGACCCTGCGCCGAAGGTGCAAGTCTCTCCCCACACCGGCTGAAAGAGCCAAATTAGAGATCGCACGAGTCCGGAGCCCAAGCAGTCAAAAAAAGGTACGATTCGCTGACTCTCTGGGACTAGACCTGATTTCTATCAAACACTTTCATGACACGGATATGCCTGAGGTACCAGAGCGCATTATTGACAAATTCAAAAACGCCAGAGCTCTCCACTTGAATAACTTCGATAAGTCCAACACATCAAACCAGTCCGTGTTTATGGAGCTGCTCTTCACAAATCCAGGATCCCTTCCAGATTTCCTGGACAGAGTTATTGCATTGAAGGTTTTACTGGAGTCTGTTCAGGTTGATGAGTTCAGCCTCTCTGGGATCGTGCGCGTTCTTAACTTGGCTTTCGAGAAGAATGTCTATTTGAGGTACACCTTAAATAACTGGACGACATTTGTGGATATTCTGGCGTCTTACGTCCCCCATTCTAATGACGGGCAGACGGATAAGTTCAGCTTCAAAATCATCACCCCGACCTTTCTGGAGTTTGGGGGAACCCTGCAGTTTGCCATCAGGTACTGCGTCGGAGGAG TGGTAGGACCTGGCGATATTACAACTCTCTATTTAGATATATAG
- the LOC125254792 gene encoding protein phosphatase 1 regulatory subunit 3E isoform X1, translating to MEAEAVVMLPPKNCIPRNYSCIAGLFGSLSASEQKLEDGEEDMEEEENRNGDCDLLEINVVNEKPRGRESFLKPPQSPTLRRRCKSLPTPAERAKLEIARVRSPSSQKKVRFADSLGLDLISIKHFHDTDMPEVPERIIDKFKNARALHLNNFDKSNTSNQSVFMELLFTNPGSLPDFLDRVIALKVLLESVQVDEFSLSGIVRVLNLAFEKNVYLRYTLNNWTTFVDILASYVPHSNDGQTDKFSFKIITPTFLEFGGTLQFAISGRTWRYYNSLFRYIEVTRNQMVTLVELQRSRFKM from the exons ATGGAAGCTGAGGCTGTGGTAATGCTGCCTCCCAAGAACTGCATCCCTAGAAATTACAGTTGTATTGCTGGGCTGTTCGGAAGCTTGTCAGCATCAGAGCAAAAGCTGGAGGACGGAGAAGAAGACATGGAGGAAGAGGAGAACAGGAATGGAGACTGTGATCTATTAGAAATCAACGTAGTGAATGAAAAGCCGAGAGGAAGAGAGTCCTTCCTGAAGCCCCCGCAAAGCCCGACCCTGCGCCGAAGGTGCAAGTCTCTCCCCACACCGGCTGAAAGAGCCAAATTAGAGATCGCACGAGTCCGGAGCCCAAGCAGTCAAAAAAAGGTACGATTCGCTGACTCTCTGGGACTAGACCTGATTTCTATCAAACACTTTCATGACACGGATATGCCTGAGGTACCAGAGCGCATTATTGACAAATTCAAAAACGCCAGAGCTCTCCACTTGAATAACTTCGATAAGTCCAACACATCAAACCAGTCCGTGTTTATGGAGCTGCTCTTCACAAATCCAGGATCCCTTCCAGATTTCCTGGACAGAGTTATTGCATTGAAGGTTTTACTGGAGTCTGTTCAGGTTGATGAGTTCAGCCTCTCTGGGATCGTGCGCGTTCTTAACTTGGCTTTCGAGAAGAATGTCTATTTGAGGTACACCTTAAATAACTGGACGACATTTGTGGATATTCTGGCGTCTTACGTCCCCCATTCTAATGACGGGCAGACGGATAAGTTCAGCTTCAAAATCATCACCCCGACCTTTCTGGAGTTTGGGGGAACCCTGCAGTTTGCCATCAG TGGTAGGACCTGGCGATATTACAACTCTCTATTTAGATATATAGAGGTGACGAGGAACCAGATGGTCACTCTGGTTGAGCTCCAGAGATCACGTTTCAAGATGTGA